From a single Vibrio toranzoniae genomic region:
- the hemC gene encoding hydroxymethylbilane synthase produces MTNSAPIRIATRKSPLALWQAYFVRDALQAAHPGLEVELVTMVTKGDVILDTPLAKVGGKGLFVKELEVAMLEGRADLAVHSMKDVPVDFPEGLGLVTICEREDPRDAFVSNTYNNIDELPQGAIVGTCSLRRQCQLLEYRPDLIIKELRGNVGTRLGKLDNGQYDAIVLAAAGLKRLKLEERIRSFIAPEQSLPAVGQGAVGIECRLDDERLIKLLEPLNDKDTADRVLCERAMNLTLEGGCQVPIGSYSLLDGDNIWLRALVGEPDGSKMVRGEISGSRKDAEALGITLANQLLDDGAREILTKLYADQE; encoded by the coding sequence ATGACAAATTCAGCACCAATCCGTATCGCCACCAGAAAAAGCCCTCTTGCCCTTTGGCAGGCATACTTTGTAAGGGATGCTCTTCAAGCTGCTCACCCTGGCTTAGAGGTTGAGTTGGTAACGATGGTGACCAAAGGTGACGTCATCCTCGATACCCCGCTTGCTAAAGTCGGTGGTAAAGGGCTGTTCGTAAAAGAACTCGAAGTGGCAATGCTAGAGGGTCGTGCTGACCTAGCCGTTCATTCTATGAAAGATGTCCCTGTCGACTTTCCTGAAGGTCTAGGTCTGGTGACTATCTGTGAACGTGAAGATCCTCGTGATGCTTTCGTATCAAATACCTACAACAACATCGACGAACTACCACAAGGCGCTATCGTTGGTACATGTAGCCTGCGTCGCCAGTGTCAGTTACTTGAATACCGTCCTGATCTAATCATTAAAGAACTGCGTGGTAACGTGGGGACTCGTTTAGGTAAACTTGATAATGGACAATATGACGCTATCGTACTGGCAGCGGCTGGTCTTAAACGCCTAAAATTAGAAGAGCGCATCCGTAGCTTCATCGCACCCGAACAATCTCTACCTGCCGTTGGACAAGGTGCGGTAGGGATCGAGTGTCGCCTTGATGACGAACGACTCATTAAACTTCTTGAACCACTTAATGACAAAGACACCGCTGATCGTGTGCTATGCGAACGTGCAATGAACCTGACTCTGGAAGGTGGTTGCCAGGTTCCTATCGGTAGCTACTCACTATTGGATGGCGACAACATTTGGCTGCGAGCACTTGTCGGTGAGCCGGATGGCTCTAAAATGGTTCGCGGCGAGATCTCAGGCTCTCGTAAAGATGCTGAAGCGCTTGGCATTACTCTAGCAAATCAACTGCTAGATGACGGTGCGAGAGAAATCTTAACCAAGCTCTACGCAGACCAAGAATAA
- a CDS encoding uroporphyrinogen-III synthase, with the protein MTVLVTRPGSEGQSLCQQLADEGIQAIHHPLIRIVDSTLAENLGSQLKNSDIVIAVSHHAVTAAQSILSKTSSIWPTSPLYLGVGQKTAHILSKSCKQKVNYPQVSDSEHLLKLAELNSVNNKSILILRGNGGRELIRDSLIKRGAQVSYCETYRREYIPINDHNTYQTWVNKKTSKVVITSQEQLEYLCSITPDEYLAWLSTRQLFVPSQRIAARAQQLGFSNVTNTQSATNQILLAALRP; encoded by the coding sequence ATGACCGTGTTGGTAACTCGCCCCGGCTCTGAGGGGCAATCGCTTTGCCAACAACTCGCGGATGAAGGGATTCAAGCAATCCATCATCCGCTTATTCGAATCGTTGATAGCACCCTAGCCGAGAACTTAGGTTCTCAGCTCAAAAACAGCGATATCGTAATAGCAGTCAGTCACCATGCAGTGACTGCTGCCCAGAGCATCCTTTCGAAAACCTCTTCTATTTGGCCAACTTCGCCGCTTTATCTTGGCGTCGGTCAAAAAACCGCGCATATTTTAAGCAAATCTTGCAAACAAAAAGTAAACTACCCTCAGGTGAGTGATAGTGAACACCTTCTTAAACTGGCTGAACTTAATAGCGTAAATAATAAATCCATTTTGATACTGCGTGGCAATGGTGGGCGGGAGCTTATTAGGGATTCTTTAATCAAAAGAGGTGCACAAGTCTCTTATTGTGAGACCTACCGTAGAGAATATATTCCTATTAACGACCACAATACCTATCAAACATGGGTAAACAAAAAAACATCTAAAGTTGTCATCACTAGTCAGGAACAATTGGAGTATCTCTGCTCAATAACCCCTGACGAGTATTTGGCTTGGCTTTCAACAAGACAACTATTTGTCCCAAGCCAGCGCATAGCAGCACGAGCACAACAGCTCGGCTTCTCGAACGTGACCAATACTCAAAGTGCTACGAACCAAATATTACTGGCTGCTCTCCGGCCTTAG
- a CDS encoding uroporphyrinogen-III C-methyltransferase, which yields MTSKKNNEHIEPEKKQDTQPVVVEDEKAESTETKQPEQKLDASASNTTQNEQSQAEHKDQIEKAEKQGKRGVKLGAIAIAISILFSGGIAFQMQQKSADYSAQIAALQAQLQNTQSAVNKDLQTIKQETIQEASQAVEKTQVVQTQQQQSIQSLQLAVADVKGRRPNDWLLAEADYLVKLAGRKLFLEHDVVSATKLMESADQRIAALNDPSLVSLRQSMTNDITKLRTIPLIDRDGLVLHITSLQQQVDILPLANAILPEATFVEKKAVSQDINDWQNNLMTSMKDFSENFITFRSRDGEAVPLLSPEQHFYLRENIKGKLETAIRAVYKEQGDIYSAALQTANEWSKSYLNQDNNSVIEFEKAIKQLSEQNISVKYPVKLESQNELSDVIRERLRREVTVMTSEEK from the coding sequence ATGACAAGCAAAAAAAATAATGAGCATATTGAACCTGAAAAGAAACAAGATACTCAGCCAGTCGTTGTTGAAGACGAAAAAGCTGAATCTACAGAGACAAAACAGCCCGAACAAAAACTTGATGCCTCTGCGTCAAACACCACTCAAAATGAGCAGTCTCAAGCTGAACATAAAGACCAAATAGAGAAAGCGGAAAAGCAAGGTAAGCGCGGTGTCAAACTAGGCGCTATTGCGATCGCTATTTCTATTCTTTTCAGCGGTGGCATTGCCTTTCAAATGCAACAAAAGAGCGCCGATTATTCAGCTCAAATCGCAGCGCTTCAAGCGCAACTACAAAATACCCAATCTGCAGTAAATAAAGACCTACAAACCATCAAGCAAGAGACCATCCAAGAAGCATCGCAAGCAGTAGAGAAAACTCAGGTTGTACAAACCCAACAACAACAGAGTATTCAAAGCTTACAACTAGCGGTTGCAGATGTGAAAGGACGTCGCCCGAACGACTGGTTACTTGCCGAAGCCGATTACCTCGTAAAACTTGCCGGCCGTAAACTCTTCCTAGAACATGATGTTGTTAGTGCAACCAAACTAATGGAAAGCGCCGATCAACGTATCGCCGCACTGAATGACCCTAGCTTAGTGTCTCTGCGTCAATCCATGACCAATGACATTACTAAGCTTCGTACTATTCCTCTCATCGACCGTGACGGCTTAGTTCTGCATATCACAAGCCTACAGCAACAAGTTGATATTCTACCGCTTGCTAATGCGATTCTCCCTGAAGCGACATTTGTTGAGAAAAAGGCGGTGTCGCAAGATATTAATGATTGGCAGAATAACCTGATGACATCGATGAAAGACTTCTCAGAAAACTTCATCACTTTCCGTAGCCGTGATGGAGAAGCCGTTCCTCTACTATCACCAGAGCAGCACTTCTACCTACGTGAAAATATCAAAGGTAAACTAGAGACAGCCATTCGCGCAGTCTATAAAGAACAAGGCGATATCTACAGTGCTGCACTGCAAACAGCTAACGAGTGGTCGAAATCATACCTAAACCAAGATAACAACTCAGTAATCGAGTTCGAAAAGGCGATTAAACAGTTAAGTGAGCAGAATATTTCTGTGAAATACCCTGTAAAACTTGAGTCTCAAAATGAACTTTCTGATGTGATTCGCGAACGTCTACGCCGTGAGGTAACGGTAATGACCTCGGAGGAGAAATAA
- a CDS encoding heme biosynthesis protein HemY encodes MIRLIFLFLVLGAGLFVGTQFSGQQGYVLISIANKTIEMSVTTMAIFVIALLAALFALEYLFKKLIYASSTTWNWFSVRKLKRSRRYTNEGIIKLLEGDWKGAEKKVTRWANHHDMPLLCYLVASQAAHEQGNTAERDKYIELASQQDDSLLAVELTKAKQQISESNYEAAFDTLSNLKGSHPNNTAVLGLLKATYIQLKLWQPLLELTPKLVKNKLMTADDQRDLEQKAQCGLLHDVAQQQGSEGLISHWNKLSRKQKQSSHLVSCFVKQLIARRADSEAFTVIKENIAKNGSNELYMLLPELNLADHHPVVVMLERAISKDSNNAEAHSALAQFYLREQKWAEAQSHFEKALALRSNVSDYGYLSDALEKQNLTKAAHEVSRKALTLVQPA; translated from the coding sequence ATGATTCGTTTGATTTTTCTTTTCCTTGTACTCGGTGCGGGTCTGTTTGTCGGCACTCAGTTCTCAGGTCAACAAGGTTATGTGCTGATCTCAATTGCGAATAAGACGATTGAAATGAGTGTGACAACAATGGCTATCTTTGTGATTGCCCTTTTGGCTGCACTGTTTGCCTTAGAGTACCTATTTAAGAAGCTTATTTACGCAAGCTCAACCACTTGGAACTGGTTCAGCGTTCGTAAACTGAAACGCTCGCGTCGTTATACCAATGAAGGCATCATCAAACTTCTTGAAGGAGATTGGAAAGGCGCAGAGAAGAAGGTAACTCGTTGGGCTAACCACCACGACATGCCTCTGCTTTGTTACCTAGTGGCTTCTCAAGCCGCGCATGAACAAGGCAATACGGCTGAGCGAGATAAGTACATCGAGCTTGCTAGTCAACAAGACGACTCTCTACTGGCTGTTGAACTAACCAAAGCGAAACAGCAAATCAGTGAATCAAACTACGAAGCAGCATTCGATACTCTCTCAAACCTAAAAGGCTCGCACCCTAACAACACAGCAGTACTTGGCCTACTAAAAGCCACCTACATACAGCTTAAGTTATGGCAGCCACTGTTAGAATTAACGCCTAAGCTCGTTAAAAACAAACTTATGACTGCTGATGATCAACGAGATCTAGAACAAAAAGCACAATGCGGTTTGCTTCACGACGTCGCACAACAACAAGGTAGCGAAGGCTTAATAAGCCACTGGAATAAGCTTTCAAGAAAGCAAAAACAAAGCTCTCACCTTGTTTCCTGCTTTGTGAAGCAACTGATCGCTCGTAGAGCTGATTCTGAAGCCTTCACTGTGATAAAAGAGAACATTGCAAAGAATGGTTCAAATGAACTCTACATGTTGCTTCCTGAACTTAATCTAGCCGATCACCACCCAGTGGTTGTGATGCTAGAGCGCGCAATCAGTAAAGATAGCAACAATGCAGAAGCACACAGTGCATTGGCTCAGTTCTACCTAAGAGAGCAAAAATGGGCAGAAGCGCAAAGTCACTTCGAAAAAGCACTCGCACTTCGCTCTAATGTATCAGATTACGGATACCTGTCAGATGCACTAGAGAAGCAAAACTTAACCAAAGCAGCTCACGAGGTATCTCGTAAGGCACTCACTCTAGTTCAACCAGCTTAA
- the fre gene encoding NAD(P)H-flavin reductase, with the protein MTIKCKVKSIEPLACNTYQILLHPETPVAFKAGQYLMVEMGEKDKRPFSIASSPCRHEGELELHIGAAEHNAYALEVVEAMKKAQAEDGDIAIDAPHGDAWIKEESERPLLLIAGGTGFSYVRSILDHCIAQNSKKEIHLYWGAKDECQLYAKEELVGIAEKHSNVHFVPVVEEAPEVWHGQTGNVLEAITQSFESLADFDIYIAGRFEMAGAARDLFTQNKEAKRDHMYADAYAFI; encoded by the coding sequence ATGACTATTAAATGTAAAGTGAAGTCTATCGAGCCTTTGGCTTGTAACACTTACCAAATCCTACTTCACCCAGAAACACCTGTTGCTTTTAAAGCGGGTCAGTACCTGATGGTTGAAATGGGCGAGAAAGATAAACGTCCATTCTCTATTGCAAGCAGCCCATGCCGCCATGAAGGTGAGCTTGAGTTACATATTGGTGCCGCTGAGCATAATGCTTACGCATTAGAAGTAGTTGAGGCGATGAAAAAAGCGCAAGCTGAAGATGGCGATATCGCTATTGATGCACCACACGGTGATGCGTGGATTAAAGAAGAAAGCGAACGCCCTCTATTATTGATTGCTGGTGGCACTGGTTTTAGCTATGTACGTTCAATCCTAGATCACTGTATCGCGCAAAACAGCAAAAAAGAGATTCACTTATACTGGGGCGCAAAAGACGAGTGCCAGCTATATGCAAAAGAAGAGCTAGTAGGTATCGCAGAAAAGCACAGCAATGTGCACTTTGTACCAGTAGTAGAAGAAGCACCTGAAGTATGGCACGGCCAAACTGGTAATGTACTTGAAGCAATTACGCAAAGTTTCGAATCACTGGCTGATTTCGATATCTATATTGCAGGTCGTTTTGAAATGGCAGGTGCTGCAAGAGACCTATTTACTCAGAATAAAGAAGCAAAGCGTGACCATATGTACGCTGATGCTTACGCCTTTATCTAA
- a CDS encoding 2Fe-2S iron-sulfur cluster-binding protein: protein MSYQVVLYPENISFTVEKGQTVLDAALNSDIYFPNRCQVGACAMCMCKKLEGQVSYHLEPMLTEKEQEQGWIFACQAFAESNLVLTFAD from the coding sequence ATGAGCTACCAAGTAGTCTTATATCCAGAAAACATCAGTTTCACAGTAGAAAAAGGGCAAACGGTCTTGGATGCTGCGCTCAACAGCGATATCTATTTCCCAAACCGTTGCCAAGTTGGCGCATGCGCGATGTGTATGTGCAAAAAGTTAGAAGGACAAGTGAGTTACCACCTTGAACCCATGCTCACAGAGAAAGAGCAGGAACAGGGGTGGATTTTCGCTTGCCAAGCATTTGCAGAAAGTAATTTAGTTCTAACCTTTGCCGATTAA
- the ubiD gene encoding 4-hydroxy-3-polyprenylbenzoate decarboxylase, whose protein sequence is MSFKDLRDFIDHLESIGQLKRISHPVDPDYEMTEISDRTLRAGGPALLFENPVGYDMPVLTNLFGTPNRVAIGMGRQDVKELREVGKLLAYLKEPEPPKGFKDAIDKLPVFKQVLNMPAKRLRKAACQQVVWQGDDVDLDRIPVMSCWADDVAPLLTWGLTVTRGPNKKRQNLGIYRQQKIGKNKIIMRWLAHRGGALDLRDWMETNPGKPFPVSVAFGADPATILGAVTPVPDTLSEYAFAGLLRGSKTEVVKSISNDLEVPASAEIVMEGYIDPNEFADEGPYGDHTGYYNEKEKHHVFTITHVTMRENPIYHSTYTGRPPDEPAVLGVALNEVFVPILQKQFPEIEDFYLPPEGCSYRMAVVTMKKQYPGHAKRVMMGVWSFLRQFMYTKFVLVCDEDVNARDWSQVTAAMCEHMDPSRDSLMIENTPIDSLDFASPVVGLGSKMGLDITKKWDAELALSPDVESAPVSSEHIEGSLAELTKAHPEIIDIHLQNDNASMVVVSIDKQAAGNGKKIMEAVWSQFDENKFVIVCDGDVNVSDWNDIIWAVTTRMDPARDTLFLQNETGYSKMGLDATNKWEGECLREWGVPITKDPDVVKKIDSIWEQLGIS, encoded by the coding sequence ATGAGTTTTAAAGATTTACGTGATTTTATCGACCATCTTGAAAGTATTGGTCAGTTGAAACGCATCTCTCACCCAGTCGACCCAGACTATGAAATGACCGAGATTAGCGACCGTACTCTACGTGCTGGTGGCCCGGCTCTATTGTTTGAAAACCCAGTAGGCTATGACATGCCTGTTTTGACCAACCTATTTGGTACACCTAATCGTGTTGCTATTGGTATGGGGCGTCAGGATGTAAAAGAGCTACGTGAAGTGGGTAAGCTGCTTGCTTATCTAAAAGAGCCTGAGCCACCAAAAGGTTTTAAAGACGCTATCGATAAACTGCCAGTGTTTAAGCAAGTATTAAACATGCCAGCTAAACGCCTTCGTAAAGCGGCTTGCCAACAAGTGGTGTGGCAAGGTGATGACGTCGACCTAGATAGAATCCCCGTGATGAGCTGTTGGGCAGACGATGTCGCACCATTGCTTACATGGGGCTTAACGGTTACTCGTGGCCCAAACAAGAAACGCCAAAACTTAGGCATCTATCGTCAGCAAAAGATCGGTAAGAATAAAATCATCATGCGTTGGTTAGCCCACCGCGGTGGAGCACTTGATCTGCGCGACTGGATGGAAACCAATCCTGGTAAACCTTTCCCAGTATCTGTGGCCTTCGGTGCAGACCCTGCTACCATTCTTGGCGCTGTGACACCAGTACCAGATACTTTGTCGGAATACGCGTTTGCAGGCTTACTACGTGGTAGTAAAACCGAGGTCGTTAAATCAATCAGTAATGACTTAGAAGTACCAGCAAGTGCGGAAATCGTAATGGAAGGCTACATTGACCCGAATGAGTTCGCGGACGAAGGCCCATACGGAGACCATACGGGTTACTACAACGAGAAAGAAAAGCACCACGTATTTACGATTACTCATGTAACCATGCGCGAAAACCCTATCTATCACAGCACGTACACTGGCCGTCCGCCTGATGAGCCTGCGGTACTGGGTGTTGCACTAAATGAAGTGTTTGTTCCTATTCTTCAAAAGCAGTTCCCAGAGATAGAAGACTTCTACCTACCGCCTGAGGGTTGTTCGTACCGAATGGCGGTAGTGACAATGAAGAAGCAATACCCAGGTCACGCTAAGCGTGTGATGATGGGTGTATGGTCTTTCTTGCGTCAGTTCATGTACACCAAATTTGTATTGGTGTGCGATGAGGATGTGAACGCACGTGATTGGTCTCAAGTAACGGCGGCGATGTGTGAACACATGGATCCGTCTCGTGATAGCTTGATGATAGAGAACACGCCTATCGACTCGTTAGATTTTGCATCACCTGTGGTTGGACTGGGCTCTAAGATGGGTTTAGACATCACCAAGAAGTGGGATGCGGAGTTAGCACTATCGCCAGACGTTGAATCTGCGCCTGTAAGTAGTGAACATATCGAAGGTAGCCTGGCTGAGTTAACTAAGGCTCACCCTGAAATTATTGATATTCATCTACAGAACGACAACGCCAGCATGGTTGTCGTGTCTATTGATAAGCAAGCTGCAGGTAATGGTAAGAAAATAATGGAAGCGGTTTGGTCTCAATTTGATGAGAACAAGTTTGTTATCGTGTGTGATGGTGATGTCAACGTGAGTGACTGGAATGACATCATTTGGGCGGTAACCACCAGAATGGATCCGGCCAGAGATACATTGTTCCTACAGAACGAAACTGGATACTCCAAAATGGGACTAGATGCGACCAATAAATGGGAAGGCGAATGTCTTCGCGAGTGGGGCGTTCCTATCACAAAAGATCCTGATGTCGTTAAAAAGATTGATAGCATCTGGGAACAACTAGGAATTTCATGA
- the rho gene encoding transcription termination factor Rho — MNLTELKNRPVSELVKLSESLGLENQARLRKQDIIFSILKAHAKSGEDIFGDGVLEILQDGFGFLRSGDSSYLAGPDDIYVSPSQIRRFNLRTGDSIGGKIRPPKDGERYFALLKVNTVNYDKPDNARNKILFENLTPLHANERMVMEAGNGATEDITARILDLASPIGKGQRGLIVAPPKAGKTMLLQNIAQSIARNHPECELMVLLIDERPEEVTEMQRLVKGEVIASTFDEPASRHVQVAEMVIEKAKRLVEHKKDVVILLDSITRLARAYNTVIPSSGKVLTGGVDANALHRPKRFFGAARNVEEGGSLTIIATALVDTGSKMDEVIYEEFKGTGNMELHLNRKIAEKRVFPAIDFNRSGTRREELLTKNDELQKMWILRKIVHPMGEIDAMEFLIDKLAMTKTNDEFFDAMRRQ, encoded by the coding sequence ATGAATCTTACTGAACTGAAGAACAGACCTGTGTCTGAACTTGTTAAACTTAGCGAAAGCCTAGGTCTTGAAAATCAAGCTCGCTTAAGAAAACAAGACATTATCTTCTCCATCCTTAAAGCGCACGCAAAAAGTGGTGAAGACATCTTTGGTGATGGTGTTCTAGAAATTCTTCAAGACGGCTTTGGTTTCCTGCGTAGCGGCGACAGCTCATACCTTGCTGGGCCAGATGATATTTATGTATCACCAAGCCAGATTCGTCGTTTTAACCTTCGCACTGGTGACTCGATTGGCGGAAAAATCCGTCCACCTAAAGATGGCGAGCGTTACTTTGCACTACTTAAAGTAAACACGGTTAACTACGACAAGCCAGACAACGCACGTAACAAAATCCTTTTTGAAAACCTGACTCCTCTTCATGCCAACGAACGTATGGTGATGGAAGCGGGTAATGGCGCGACTGAAGATATCACAGCCCGAATCCTTGACCTTGCTTCGCCAATTGGTAAAGGCCAGCGTGGTTTGATTGTTGCTCCGCCTAAAGCGGGTAAAACAATGCTTCTGCAAAACATTGCTCAAAGCATTGCTCGCAACCACCCTGAGTGTGAACTCATGGTTCTACTTATCGATGAGCGCCCAGAAGAAGTAACAGAAATGCAGCGCCTAGTTAAAGGTGAAGTCATCGCATCGACGTTTGATGAACCAGCATCTCGCCACGTGCAAGTTGCAGAAATGGTAATCGAGAAGGCGAAGCGTCTTGTTGAACACAAAAAAGACGTGGTTATCCTACTGGACTCAATCACTCGTCTAGCTCGTGCTTACAACACCGTAATTCCTTCATCAGGTAAAGTACTTACTGGTGGTGTTGATGCGAATGCTCTGCATCGTCCAAAGCGTTTCTTCGGTGCGGCACGTAATGTCGAAGAAGGCGGTAGCTTAACTATCATCGCTACAGCATTGGTTGATACTGGTTCTAAGATGGATGAAGTTATCTACGAAGAATTCAAAGGTACAGGTAATATGGAACTGCACCTTAACCGTAAGATTGCTGAAAAGCGTGTATTCCCAGCGATTGATTTCAACCGCTCTGGTACTCGTCGTGAAGAGCTTCTTACGAAGAACGATGAACTACAGAAGATGTGGATCCTGCGTAAAATTGTTCACCCAATGGGCGAAATCGACGCAATGGAATTCCTTATCGACAAGCTAGCAATGACCAAAACGAACGATGAGTTCTTTGACGCAATGCGTCGTCAGTAA
- the trxA gene encoding thioredoxin TrxA, with the protein MSDKILQLTDDGFDNDVINAAGPVLVDFWAEWCGPCKMIAPILDEIADEYEGKLTIGKLNIDQNAGTPPKFGIRGIPTLLLFKDGGVAATKVGALSKTQLKEFLDANL; encoded by the coding sequence ATGAGTGATAAGATTTTGCAGCTAACTGATGACGGTTTTGATAACGATGTGATCAACGCTGCAGGCCCGGTTCTTGTTGATTTTTGGGCTGAATGGTGTGGTCCTTGTAAGATGATTGCGCCGATTCTTGATGAAATCGCAGACGAGTACGAAGGCAAGCTCACTATCGGTAAATTAAATATCGACCAAAACGCAGGTACTCCACCAAAATTTGGTATTCGCGGTATTCCAACGCTACTTCTTTTCAAAGATGGTGGCGTAGCAGCAACTAAAGTTGGTGCACTGTCTAAAACTCAACTTAAAGAGTTCCTAGACGCTAACCTATAA
- the rhlB gene encoding ATP-dependent RNA helicase RhlB — translation MKKTHITEQKFADLDLLPQVIEGLEKKGFDYCTPIQALALPVLLTGQDIAGQAQTGTGKTLAFLTATFNHLLKTPEHEGRKPNQPRAIIMAPTRELAIQIYNDADSLVASTGIKAALAYGGESYDKQLGKIEEGADILIGTTGRIIDFYKQKVFNLNHIQAVVLDEADRMFDLGFIKDIRFLFRRMPEPKDRLNMLFSATLSYRVQELAFEHMHNPEHVVVEPERKTGHRIQEELFYPSNEHKMALLQTLIEEEWPDRAIIFANTKHKCESVWGHLAADGHRVGLLTGDVPQKKREKILEQFTKGDVDLLVATDVAARGLHIPQVTHVFNFDLPDDCEDYVHRIGRTGRAGESGHSISFACEDYAINLPPIEEYIEHAIPMSDYDASALLEDLPAPLRLRTRNPQQRRSNNNGPRNGNRKPNQNRRPRQPRNNKEA, via the coding sequence ATGAAAAAGACGCATATCACAGAGCAAAAGTTCGCCGACTTGGATTTACTTCCGCAAGTCATTGAAGGATTGGAAAAAAAAGGGTTCGATTACTGTACTCCTATCCAAGCCTTGGCGCTCCCGGTACTGCTCACCGGCCAAGACATTGCAGGCCAGGCCCAAACGGGCACTGGTAAAACGCTTGCGTTTCTTACTGCTACTTTTAACCACCTACTAAAAACACCTGAGCATGAAGGGCGTAAGCCTAACCAGCCACGTGCGATTATTATGGCTCCTACGCGTGAACTCGCGATTCAGATCTACAATGATGCTGACTCTCTAGTGGCAAGCACGGGTATCAAGGCTGCACTGGCTTACGGTGGCGAAAGCTACGACAAACAGCTAGGTAAAATCGAAGAAGGCGCAGATATCTTAATTGGTACTACAGGCCGTATCATCGACTTCTACAAGCAAAAGGTATTTAACCTTAACCACATTCAAGCCGTTGTTCTTGACGAAGCGGATCGCATGTTCGATTTGGGCTTTATTAAAGACATTCGCTTCTTGTTTCGCCGTATGCCTGAGCCAAAAGATCGCCTGAACATGCTGTTCTCTGCGACGCTGTCTTACCGCGTACAGGAACTTGCCTTCGAACACATGCACAACCCAGAGCATGTCGTTGTTGAGCCTGAGCGTAAGACTGGTCACCGTATTCAAGAAGAGCTTTTCTACCCTTCTAACGAACACAAAATGGCGCTTCTACAAACGTTAATCGAAGAAGAGTGGCCAGATCGCGCAATCATCTTCGCTAACACTAAACACAAATGTGAATCAGTTTGGGGCCACTTGGCTGCCGATGGTCACCGTGTTGGTTTGCTAACGGGTGATGTTCCTCAGAAGAAACGCGAAAAGATTCTTGAGCAATTTACTAAAGGCGATGTTGACCTGCTTGTCGCAACGGATGTTGCAGCACGTGGCCTACACATTCCTCAAGTGACTCACGTATTCAACTTCGATCTACCTGACGATTGTGAAGATTACGTTCACCGTATTGGCCGTACAGGTCGTGCTGGTGAAAGCGGTCACTCTATCAGCTTTGCTTGTGAAGATTACGCAATCAACTTACCGCCAATCGAAGAATACATTGAGCATGCTATCCCAATGTCTGACTACGATGCTTCTGCACTACTTGAAGATCTACCAGCACCATTGCGTTTACGTACACGTAACCCGCAACAACGCCGCTCAAACAATAATGGCCCACGCAACGGTAACCGTAAACCAAACCAGAACCGTCGCCCACGCCAACCGCGTAATAACAAGGAAGCTTAG